One stretch of Zonotrichia leucophrys gambelii isolate GWCS_2022_RI unplaced genomic scaffold, RI_Zleu_2.0 Scaffold_253_75397, whole genome shotgun sequence DNA includes these proteins:
- the LOC135441351 gene encoding olfactory receptor 14J1-like: MCYDRYVSICKPLHYGTLLGSRACAHMAAAAWASAFLYALLHTANTFSLPLCHANALGQFFCEIPQILKLSCSKSYLRELGLLAFSACLGFGCFVFIVFSYLQIFRAVLRIPSEQGRHKAFSTCLPHLAVVSLFLSTGTFAYLKPPSISSPSLDLALSVLYSVVPPALNPLIYSLRNQELKAGVERLMTGWFHKH, encoded by the coding sequence atgtgctacgaccgctacgtgtccatctgcaaacccctgcactatgggaccctcctgggcagcagagcttgtgcccacatggcagcagctgcctgggccagtgcctttctctatgctttgctgcacacagccaatacattttccctgcccctgtgccatgccaatgccctgggccagttcttctgtgaaatcccacagatcctcaagctctcctgctccaaatcctacctcagggaacttgggcttCTTGCTTTTAGTGCCTGTTtaggttttggttgttttgtgttcattgttttctcctatttgcagatcttcagggctgtgctgaggatcccctctgagcagggacggcacaaagccttttccacctgcctccctcacctggccgtggtctccctgttcctcagcactggcacatttgcctacctgaagcccccctccatctcctccccatccctggatctagcactgtcagttctgtactcggtggtgcctccagccctaaaccccctcatctacagcctgaggaaccaggagctcaaggctggaGTGGagagactgatgactggatggtttCACAAGCATTAA